The stretch of DNA gttctagtaggtgtccctttacatcttgcgttgtaatattTCGAAGcattgtgaaatctttaaattctactattttggacaacaccatctctatcgtaccttccgctaatggatccaacttcttactgattaaaagatgtgtcatgatattaagtattatactagatttttcttcggttcATGAAAATCGTccagaattggaggcagccattgccttatgctgtaatatcaataaggtactgtcattataaatttataattctatatttcactattcAAAAATTAATTCTATCATCGAACTCGTACTTAAattgttctactatagcactaattatattaaattgctatataatatcaatggattcaaatataattacctgcagatcacGAGTGCGTAATCTggtagggcttcgccgcttcccttctcctcacctctcttttttttcagaatttttggtggaagttcctctcttttttttctagatttttgatgaaatttttgggctcaaatgaggagggaatgggggtgGGGACTTATATAGaggaggggaccctgtcgcccgaggggggcgacaggcccccctgtcgcccgttggggggcaaCCGCCCCCCCCGCCACCgagcccccgcgccgcgctgACTGAGGACcggtttgtaaaaaaaatttataaaaaagcCTATCGCCCTCTGCttgggcgacagggggcctgtcgccctccccATGGGCGACTGAGTCtcatttttgaaatttcttggaacggctatatatttttgaaattttaattttttaaatataaaaatgaaaaaatgccTATATATTCCAGCCCAACCAAATCCAAGTCCAGTGAGATTAGCAGAAAAGCCCACTGGCAGAGAGACACCctaaaaaaaaaaatatttagaacaaaaaaaaaggaaagcagACCAAGGAGGCAGATGCTgcggcgcctcgccggcggAGGCGCCACCGTGCGTTCGtcgtcggcagcggcggcgttccggcggctGCTCCACACCGGTAGCGGAGGCGGATGCGGCTCTGGGGAGCCGGAGAGTGTGGCGTACCGCATGTCGATGCTGCGGCGCCCCTCTTCCGTCGGGAAGAGGGGGCTCACCCGGAACTCGTGCAGCCTCAtcggccgcctcgccgcgccggtgaCGCCGTACGAAGATAGCTGCGAGGAATACCCCGAGGCGTACACCTTCCTCTCCGTCTCCCCGTCGTCGtccgcggcctcctcgagctctTCCAACTTCAGGTTCGAGTCCCTCTCTACCGCTGCCCCAGCCAATCCTCATGTTCTTTGCCCCCTCTCTCCCCCAGCTCTTCCCTAGAAATTGGGCGGATTGTATTGTCCTCATGTGGATTTTGCTTCGCAGTATGTTCCTGCAAGTTTTTTACGGTTACTGATAGAAGACGTCACCGTAGTTCCCGTCAAAAAAATCCTCTGTCGCAGTGTTTTCAAATCGATTAGTCACGACTAGTCAGGCATATGGATCGAGCAATTCGATTCGATTATATTGCCCAGTCGACTGATAAGTTGACTAATCGTCGATTAGTCACGACTAGTCAGGCATGTCTAGTCGAGCGATTAGCTCTGGCCTCAATCTAGTAGCACTCAAGGCCCAACCGGGCAGCCGGCCAAGCTGCTACTGTCCTCTGCTCTCTTCACTCTTGTTGCCGGCTGCTGTCACCTCCGTCCTCTCTGCACCCCCATTGCCTGCCCCATATCTAGTTTATCCAACTTGATGTTCTGCTTGATTGCTTGTATTTCCCGAGCTTTGACTTACATGCGCTGCTACTCTGCCTCAGTGGTAGTGGTAATGTGGCTGAGATAGAAATGGAACAAGCTGCTGCCCCTACCGGACCAGTTCCTGATCTTTGTGTTCAACTCTATCTGTTCTCTACTGTATTTAAAGCCAGGGTCTCAGAGATAGGCAGCCGGCTAGGAGTCATGATCAGAGTGCAAGAATCAACTTGGATTGTTTATTTCAGATATTGGCTTGAAGGAATGCTATAAATTTTTAGTTGAAAAAAATGTGGTGTTGGTTTCTTAGGTTGCTAACATGACTGTTACAACTAATACATTTAGTTGTCTACAATAAATACAACAACAAAAGGCAATCTACCATCCAAATAGAGAGCAAAGAAAGCACTATGTACCAGAAAATGGCTCAAGCAGCAAGTCATTTTCATAACACCCAGGAACAAAACAGGAGTTCCTCAATGCATACCTGATTTAACAATAGCTTTTCTATTTCCAGTTTGTTGCTCCTGCTGCCAGTTAACTACATATGTTCTTGTTCAACTAACTGCTATTATGAGTTGGAGCAAATGAAAATGAGACACTATCATTCATTATGCTTACGGTATGAAGAACTTGAATAGGGTGACATTGCAGTGGAAGGGTGAGCTGGCGAATGTTAGTCTAAAGCATTTGAAGCACAATGACCTTGTTTATGTATCGGGTCATCTGAGCTCTTATCATAAAGTCAGTTCAAGTGGTGAACGGTATATTTTCTATAAGGTCTGATAGCTGCAACTATTTCCTTAATGTTTTGCCATTCTAAATTACACTTGTCTGTTGAAAACCAATTGGACAATTAGTGGTTCTGTATTGATACCATCTGCCCGTGTGTTGCACGTGTCAGTAGACCTTGTTTGCAATGCACATCTACTACTGATAAATTCCTATTACTTATGCAGCCTTTGATCAGAATTCACATCGTATAATTCCTATTACTTACCCGGATTTTGTTCAGATGCCATCATATAAATTATTTTATTCAATGTCTCAATACCTCAACACTGTAGAcagataaattttttttgcagatatTGATGAACAGATACATGTTCATGATGTTTACTTATTCCATTTTGCTTTGTGATATTAGTTGTCTTTGAGGATGCTTTTATCAGTGCATTATCTCTTTCATATATTTTTAATTGGAAACACATCATATGCAGATTTATGTCAACGAGCTGAATTATGTACTAGATCAAAATAAGAAGCTTCAAAATGATGCAGATGCAATAGATCCACCCGCAATGCCATCTATCACCCGTAAGTTTTGTCACTTTACATGTACTATTTTGTGCTGTAGGCTATTCATCACATATCAAGTATTCTAACCTCCGTTTAAATTGTCAGCTCAAATGCTAGAAGAGAACAAGTGCATAAACCGGCTTCGCTTGTGGCATGTCTTCTTTGCCAACCCTTATGAATGGTGGGACAACCGGCAATCCAAACGGCATGTCAATTCCCCTGATTTCCGGCACAAGGACACCCGCGAGAGAATATGACTTCGTCCAGATGACCCTCCCTGGGTACGTAAACAGCTTGAGATTCATGACCTGGAAAGAGCAGAGAATGGTCACAAGGGTAGTGGTCGACTGTTAAAAGATTACAATTGGAAACCTCAAGATTTTGACTACTATTTACAGTATTCCGCTGAAGCATGAGGAAGAAATATGACATCATGTGCTGAAAAATCAGAGAAATTCATGTAGTCATTGAAGGACTGTGCTTTTCTTCGTCTGATGACCTTACTGGATTGTATATATGGTATACTTCGCAGTTAGGTTGTGGAGTTTTTAACATTGCTAATTATTGGCTAGTGTGTAGTTTGTAATTCGTTTTACGTGTATTATGAGGTTCAAATGTGAAAGGCAAACCTCAACGGTCAATGGAACATCTACATTTTAGTTGAGGCACTAAGCGATATATATTGTCGTTACTTAAAAATGTCCCCATATTGATTGCTCCCAGTCTGTACAATATGACGTAAAAACCTATGGGAGATGTTTGAGCAGCCAGTATTAACCTTTTCTTGGGGTAGCACTAACCCTGACTATTCTGGGGCTTTTGGCGACTGTTTTTCCATGTCATTCGTCTCCTCATTGAGTGGAAATTTTTGCAAGCTCAAAGCTTGAAATCTTGATCAAACTGAAGCCACATGATTTGCATGTAGCCTCCTTAAGCTCAGAAGCAATGATTCTGTGAATGCTTGAAATGGTGTCAAAGGCTCTACTGAATAATTTGAACTACTGAGGTATGTCAACATGTAGGCGGCACTGGGACCTGCAGCTGGTTGTTTACCTTAGCTGTACGAATGACATCATACCAGACTCGTCACTCGTGTCATATTTCCAGAAACCAAACAGCGTGAAAATTGGTTATGCTTCCACGCAATCCGATTGGTAATCTTGAGCGTTATCAGTTATCACAGAACGCAAAGTCCTAACCAGCAAAAGCTCAGGCCAAATCACGTTCGCAGCAATGAATGTGCCGAACTCTGTGGATAGCTTAGTTACAGCCCAACGATGAACAAGCTCAACAAATTAGGTATACTATGCAACAATACCAAAGCTAAATTCAGATGTACACCAAAAGCAGCAGTGCAAACCTTTTTCATAGCAACTTATACCTGATATCAAAATAGTATCATTGGGTTGtcatgaaaaatattttcataatgtAGTAATTTAACAACCTTTACTAATATTGACACATGAAAAGAATTGGTCAAACTTGTGTATTGGAGACCTGTTAAAATCTAAAACCTCATACATTTACTAATATAGTATAAGAGAATGTATTCCCTTCGAACTCACTATGAAAATCTACTTCTACATAgagtgcaaaaaaaaatcattttgatGGTAGTATCCATAAAATAAATGGAAGAAGATACAAAGAAACATTTCTATCTGCATTAATAAAATATTACTATCATAAATGCTACTATTTTCTGATCTTTGTATGATTTCAGCACTGCTGGTTCTTTTCGTCCAAATGGTGAATAGACATTTAGAGGATTACTGGGTCTTTGTATCTCTTGAACAGATCCTCAATGCCGTCGAGAACTTCTTGTGGTAGTGGCCGTGGAGCACTGGTGAATGCATCAATGTTCTCCTTTAACTGATCCATGGTTGTTGCTCCAATGATGGAACTGGCAGTGAATGGACGGTCACGCACAAAGCCCAGTGCAAGCTGGACTGGAGTTAGCCCATGCTTCTTGGCAAGCTTTACGTATTCGTTTGTCGCTTCCTGCCATACAAAGTTGACCAAAGTAAAATAAAATGCACACCAATGCTGAAAGCTCCATAGAGTTGGGGCACAAAAAAATTGGTTCTAGTGTATAATCATACCTTTGCCAAAGAGGCATTGTAGCGCGCCATGTATCCAGGGAAGAGATTAAGCCTACTCCTCTTTGAAATGTCAGTGTTAGCATCAAGATACTTCCCAGTAAGAACACCACCAGCCAACGGAGAGTAGGCCAGCAGTCCAACATTGCAGTTATTTGGGTGGCAAACTTCAACAAGATCAACTATGATGAAACAAAATTAAGTTAAAAGGCAGCATTATCTTTCTACTTGTATGAGAAATCAAAGGAAATTCTCAATAATTTGATACGGTTTCAGAAATGATGGCATAACTAAGAGAGCTCAATGAATAAAATGAATGGATCAATGAAATCTTGTCACCTTCAAAGCGGCATCTCACAATTAGACTATAACTGTTCTGGATGCTCACAATCTTTGGGAGGCCTTGAGTCTTAGCAGCATGTACAAACTCCATTACACCATATGAGGTCTCATTGGAAACACCAATATAGCGAACCTAAAACAGAGACATACCTCATAATTTGACAATGCTTAATAATACGACTTTATATGATATTCTTTCCGCtaaaaaataaataggatattaTTGAATGTCTTCTGAAATGAGCTATCAGTACTGagacaaaaaaaatagaaactaTTCAATGTGTCTCTACGTACACAGTAGTTACATGCTGATAAGCTATTTCAGTAACCAATACTTATGCGGCTATTATCAGATGCATGTTAtttaacatatttttttaacaaaaatatATGTACCACTGTACCAGCACATGTGCTAAGTTGCATCCATGTCAAGACCACATATTTACCTATGTAATTGTCATATTTTCTCATACAAGAGAAAATGTTTATTTGTTACTACCTTGCtcatataagaatatcaattaTAAAAAGCTCACCTTTCCTTCGTCAATTAGCTCCTGGAAGGCCTTCAATTGACCCTCAAAAGGTACGCTTGACCTCCATTTGGTTGGATTATAACTATATTCACCAAATAGTGGCACATATCTATCTGGCCTGAAGATGTAAAGCAAAACATTGGAACCAAGAATGTTTCTTTTATTCAGTTAAATTGGAAATCAGATATCaatccaataaaatccaactcCTATCAAAACAAGTTTACATGAGCAATCAAAGAACTCGTGAAACTGCACCCAAATTAAGCTGGTGTAAAATAAATACATGAAACAAGAAACAACTACTTTAAGCTGACAAAACAAGGGTCAAAAGAAATAAACTGAAATGTATATAGTCGAGTATCTGGTATGTTCTAACATGATTTATAAGGAACTCAGACTGAAAAGCAAGAAGAATAAAGTTCATGTATACCCATTAGCTTTTTCCTCTCTCTATTGCCCAGAAAAGCAATAGAACGTGCAGAACCTTATACAAATAATGAGAATGGAGATGCGCCTCGGCTTCGGGGCCTGTTTCGTCAGACCTTGTTTTACATGACAAGGCCTGGTGGCTTCTGTCAATACATTCGCCAGGTTTTTCTATAACATAACACATAACTTCCTCTTTTACGAGAACAAAATGCATACAATTATTTAAAGGAATGTTTGAAAGTATACATATAAAATACTGAACACACAAAGTGAGCCTAATTATGGTTTCTGACAGGCATACAGCCAACAAGTGAATCAATCTGATACTGACCAGTGTATCTGAAGCAAATCAATGTAGTCTGTAGACAATCGTTTAAGGCTCTTTTCAACACTTTCTTTGATATTGGCAGCATCAACACACACTACTTTTGCATTGTCCCGAAGAAAAGTGGATCTTTCTGAATAACCAGCAACTTTGGTCGCCAAAATTATCTAAAATGGACAGAAACAAAACACGCAAGACCCATCTGTCAGTGTCAATCAGGTCCTCTAAACATGCCATCACATAGTGGGAAGCTTAGGGAATGTGAATTGTAAAGACTGAGCAGTATTTACTCTTTACTCATTTGCGTAGTGTTATTAGTAAAAATATGCTTCTAAACCCCAAATGCTGGTGTAAACTTGCATATCACGTAAGAATCACTAATCACATACAGTCATACAGACGATTCAAAAATAAACTAACCGCATAGAGAGATAGTGAGTTTATATAAGTCTTTGAGTTTCATGCCTACACTATTTAGGTTACCTTGTCTCGCGGCTTAGATTGCATCCACCTGCCAATATATAGATCGGTACTTCCTTGAGTGTCCTTGTTCGTTGGAACAGGGTACTACAGATCAAAAGGAAAAATGGAAGTTGAAAAACAAAAAGGTATATCGATCACTAGACTTCAAAATACAAGATAGATAGTCAACAAAAGCAAGAAAGTACTATGCACTGACAATTTCTGCGGTGTCAAGGATATTAATGCCTTGATCGAAAGAATAAGAGAGCATATCATGAGCTTCCTTTTCTGTGTTTTGCTCTCCAAAAGTCatctgaaaaagaaaaggattaATCTTGAGATGCAGAAATTGTATTTGACAGTAAGGAGAATACTCGTTTCCAGTTTTGTACATACTGTTCCAAGAGTGACCTCACTGATAAGGAGGTCTGAATCTCCCAGCTTCTTGTACTGCAATTGTGTTTGTGCCAGTGCCCGAACCTGGCTGCAAATGCGTTTCATGTGCAGTCTTTGAGAATGACGGGCATGAAGGGCTGATAAGGCATAGCCATGCGATGAAGGTGAGGTGACCGCAAACGCTGACATGGCCATTTGTTGCATACTGAAATTCCTGCATATGGCACATCAACAAGTAAATGGTCAGGTGTGCGGTGTGCCATAAATTGAACATGCCTTCAGAAAGTAGAAGGCCTTTTTTTATATAATGGAAAAGTTCTTCAAACCCTTCATGGAAGGGGCATCAGTCCACAATTATTACAATCATACTCAAAGGTTTAAGACACATAGCATCCAATATTATTGAGTGTAGCATAAACGGTCATCCGTGGGACGCGAAGAACTCCATGGCTCTTGACTCTAAACATTGACACGCCTTGAGAAGCTCCATGGAAGCTTAGTCAGCACATGTTGCATCATGTCATGGGTAACAAAAATAACTTCTTCATAGTGGTTAAATTGATTACTTTACTTTCTTAATGTCCATAAAATTATTAGCAGTAGGCATAGCAAAACTGCAAAAGAAAGGGAAAGACTAGGTTGAACCCATTGGCGGATTCCTGCACTGATCCTACTGTCCTACCAAGGCACCAATGCTGCAGGTAACTGCTTGTGGAGTTCTTTGTCCTTCAATCTCGAAAAGAATACGAATTTCTAGTTTTCTACATCGACATGGCCGAGGAATCGTCAGGGACAAACGAATAGAAAATTTGGGACGTATTGCAGGCCACAACCACAAGAAACCTTTTGAATTACTTCTATCTTTTCAGAAAATACAAGGCCCAATAGAAAGAAGAGGAGGACTGGTACCTGTATCCCGGTCTAGGTGATTCTCTGGCCTCCGCGGACAAGCCAATCCGACGCGCACCGGCGAACAGAGGGGCAGCTGTGATCTAGTCCAACAGTGGAGTAGAGTACCCTGCACCGAAGGCCAGAGAAACCCCCCGGGGGTGGAGGAGAGCCGAAGCAAGAGGACTGGTGCAGTGGAGAAGTGGTGCGGCTATGTTCTTTcctggtgggggtgggggtgaagCCGACGAGGCGGATGAGGTGGCCAACCCGCCACGATGGCGCGAtgggcggcggtcggcggaaGCGAGGTGTGGTGCCGTGGGGATCCCTATATAACTTCTGGTACACGAATAATCAATGTATCCATAAAGTCTATTAGACCCAAATTAGATTTAACATTTTCTGAaaaatattttaatattttgAAGTACTAGATTCAACATCTTTTACAAACTATTTCAACATTTAAATATAGTTGATTCAACATTTATCAACTTGCATCaacattttttgagaaaaaaacacCGGTCGCCCTCTTCCTCTCCGGCTCCGGCGTTGGCGGTGGCGCTCCCGCACAGGCAGgcaggcgcggcggagcagcggccgCGCACCCCAGTAGACCAcggcggccgggagcggcgcgcagcagcagcatgcgCGCAGTGGCAGCACGCACAGCGGggcgcagcagcaggcagcgcAGGCAGCATGCTGCATGCGGAGCGGGGCGCAGCACCCATgcgcgcagcagcaggcagctGCGCGGCAGGGGGGGCGGCGGTAGTgcgcggaggaagaagaaaggaggaaaaAAGATAGGGTTGAGAAGATCTAACAAATGGAATaatttgcacgaatctcaaacagcAGAAggtgagaaagaaaaaaaattatggacGATGTATAGGATTTCCGGGTGCCGTGCCCTGCCGGCGAGCGGCCGGCACAGGCCCAGGCTGACTTCTCTACAAGTCCATATGCCGTTTAGGCCCAGCCCATCTGCTTGGGATCTGACCGCCTCGACACTCCAAGTCGTCGTCACACAGACCAggtagaaaaatgaaaaaaatgagtgaagatggaggaggaagaaggtgtgAGCTCCTCATAGATTCCGGACGTGTTTAGTTCcgcgtaaattttttgaaagaaaattttattattttggggtcctaaataaaatatatatatacaattttttttgcacggatAAGTTGTAAATCGctagatgaatctaatgagtctaatttatctataattagcgaatggttagtgtagcatcactattgtaaattatggattaaatatattcattaaattcatctcgcgatttacaactcatctgtatAAGTTTTGtaatcatattttatttaatactccatacatgtattCAAATTACCTCCGCTACCGGGTCGAGTTGTGCTTTGTGTTACCCAGCGCCACAATATTTATTCATCTGCAGCTCTCACCTTATTATCAGTTACCACATGGAGTTCTAGTCTTCATCATTCACAATCTGATTAGTCAattctaaaataaataaataatttaccataaatattatatatttgaaaacaaaaatttgTTATAGTGATAGGACCTCACAGAACTGAAAACACTATTCCTCCATGGGTCATTTGTAATGATTTTGGGGGTGTTTGAATCCTCTAACTAAACTTTAAACTTTAATTCCAGTCACATCCAAATATTTGGATACTaattaattagaagtattaaataattaattagaAAACCTATTACATAAATGGAAGCTAATTCACA from Panicum virgatum strain AP13 chromosome 9K, P.virgatum_v5, whole genome shotgun sequence encodes:
- the LOC120650367 gene encoding protein OSB1, mitochondrial-like, which gives rise to MLRRLAGGGATVRSSSAAAAFRRLLHTGSGGGCGSGEPESVAYRMSMLRRPSSVGKRGLTRNSCSLIGRLAAPVTPYEDSCEEYPEAYTFLSVSPSSSAASSSSSNFRVTLQWKGELANVSLKHLKHNDLVYVSGHLSSYHKVSSSGERYIFYKIYVNELNYVLDQNKKLQNDADAIDPPAMPSITPQMLEENKCINRLRLWHVFFANPYEWWDNRQSKRHVNSPDFRHKDTRERI
- the LOC120650368 gene encoding protein tas-like, whose amino-acid sequence is MQQMAMSAFAVTSPSSHGYALSALHARHSQRLHMKRICSQVRALAQTQLQYKKLGDSDLLISEVTLGTMTFGEQNTEKEAHDMLSYSFDQGINILDTAEIYPVPTNKDTQGSTDLYIGRWMQSKPRDKIILATKVAGYSERSTFLRDNAKVVCVDAANIKESVEKSLKRLSTDYIDLLQIHWPDRYVPLFGEYSYNPTKWRSSVPFEGQLKAFQELIDEGKVRYIGVSNETSYGVMEFVHAAKTQGLPKIVSIQNSYSLIVRCRFEVDLVEVCHPNNCNVGLLAYSPLAGGVLTGKYLDANTDISKRSRLNLFPGYMARYNASLAKEATNEYVKLAKKHGLTPVQLALGFVRDRPFTASSIIGATTMDQLKENIDAFTSAPRPLPQEVLDGIEDLFKRYKDPVIL